Proteins from one Rhinolophus ferrumequinum isolate MPI-CBG mRhiFer1 chromosome 15 unlocalized genomic scaffold, mRhiFer1_v1.p scaffold_54_arrow_ctg1_1, whole genome shotgun sequence genomic window:
- the LITAF gene encoding lipopolysaccharide-induced tumor necrosis factor-alpha factor isoform X2 has product MSAPGPYQAAAGPSSAPTAPPSYEETVAINSYYPTPPGPVPGPATGLVAGPDGKGMNPPAYYTQPMPVPNANAIAVQTVYVQQPVSFFDRPVQMCCPSCSKMIVTQLSYNAGALTWLSCGSLCLLGCIAGCCFIPFCVDALQDVDHYCPNCKALLGSYKRL; this is encoded by the exons ATGTCTGCTCCAGGACCCTACCAGGCGGCCGCTGGGCCTTCGTCGGCGCCGACCGCTCCCCCATCCTATGAAGAGACGGTGGCCATTAACAGTTACTACCCCACGCCTCCTGGCCCCGTGCCTGGGCCAGCCACAGGGCTCGTGGCTGGCCCGGATGGGAAGGGCATGAACCCTCCTGCGTACTACACCCAGCCAATGCCCGTCCCCAACGCCAATGCAA TTGCCGTGCAGACGGTCTACGTGCAGCAGCCAGTCTCCTTTTTTGACCGCCCAGTCCAGATGTGTTGTCCTTCCTGCAGCAAGATGATTGTGACTCAGCTGTCCTACAATGCTGGCGCTCTCACCTGGCTCTCCTGTGGGAGCCTGTGCCTGCTTGG GTGCATAGCGGGCTGCTGCTTCATCCCTTTCTGTGTGGACGCTCTGCAGGACGTGGACCATTACTGTCCCAACTGCAAAGCTCTCCTGGGCAGCTACAAGCGTTTGTAG
- the LITAF gene encoding lipopolysaccharide-induced tumor necrosis factor-alpha factor isoform X1: protein MIATSQGKMSAPGPYQAAAGPSSAPTAPPSYEETVAINSYYPTPPGPVPGPATGLVAGPDGKGMNPPAYYTQPMPVPNANAIAVQTVYVQQPVSFFDRPVQMCCPSCSKMIVTQLSYNAGALTWLSCGSLCLLGCIAGCCFIPFCVDALQDVDHYCPNCKALLGSYKRL, encoded by the exons GTAAAATGTCTGCTCCAGGACCCTACCAGGCGGCCGCTGGGCCTTCGTCGGCGCCGACCGCTCCCCCATCCTATGAAGAGACGGTGGCCATTAACAGTTACTACCCCACGCCTCCTGGCCCCGTGCCTGGGCCAGCCACAGGGCTCGTGGCTGGCCCGGATGGGAAGGGCATGAACCCTCCTGCGTACTACACCCAGCCAATGCCCGTCCCCAACGCCAATGCAA TTGCCGTGCAGACGGTCTACGTGCAGCAGCCAGTCTCCTTTTTTGACCGCCCAGTCCAGATGTGTTGTCCTTCCTGCAGCAAGATGATTGTGACTCAGCTGTCCTACAATGCTGGCGCTCTCACCTGGCTCTCCTGTGGGAGCCTGTGCCTGCTTGG GTGCATAGCGGGCTGCTGCTTCATCCCTTTCTGTGTGGACGCTCTGCAGGACGTGGACCATTACTGTCCCAACTGCAAAGCTCTCCTGGGCAGCTACAAGCGTTTGTAG